The genomic interval AGATCCACTGGTAAAAGTTTACAGGTGGATAATAAAAATTACGATAGGGAAACCGTAACCCAAACGGGGGAGATTTTCGAGAACATTTGTTAAACAGTAGCAGAAGCCTGGGACCTAGTCCCCAGTCCCCAGTCCTTATTCCTCAGTCCTCAGTCCTTAGTTGTTGGTTACACCCCCACACCCCACACCCCACACCCTACTCCCTTTTTCTCGCAAGCTGTCGCATGAGCAGTGCCAGGATGCAGAGAAAGAGGATACCTGCCAAACCCGCAAGGGGATTGCGATCGATCCCTGTAACCCAGACCGGAGCATGGTTGGGATATTGCACCCATTGCCCGACGTTGATGATGTAGTAACCCCAGACAAGCCCAGCATGAAGCCCCATCGGCAGAGCGAGGCGACTGCGGCGTATTTTTTCAAGATTTAAAACTTCCCAACTGGTGCGCGATCGCTTTGCCCAGACCAGTGTGGCACCGAATAGCAGCAGCGCTGGAAATTGGGGCTTGATGCCGTGGACAGCAGCAAAAATGAGGGCACTCACCCATAGGGCAATTTTGGGATCGTAATCTCGCTGTAATTCATCCAGCAGCCAACCCCGAAATAACAGTTCCTCAGCGAACCCAATGGCTAGAGCCACTACAAACCCTTCCAGAACAAGGTGGACTAGGGTAACAGGGGGCGGTTGCCAAATTAGCCAGCCTGCGGCTCCCTGGAAAATAAACAGGGCAAACAGGCTCAGGAACCCAATGGTTAGCCCCAGCAGTAACTCCCTTCCACTCCGGCGTGAGAACTCTA from Kovacikia minuta CCNUW1 carries:
- a CDS encoding CPBP family intramembrane glutamic endopeptidase, translating into MGIDLSKLSRYPAPIRLTVFVLILGLVWIPIALPIQWFVSLHAASPAESSNTATLLTLPLLYIEFILLVRFWGRRVYQQPNLLWRYGLEFSRRSGRELLLGLTIGFLSLFALFIFQGAAGWLIWQPPPVTLVHLVLEGFVVALAIGFAEELLFRGWLLDELQRDYDPKIALWVSALIFAAVHGIKPQFPALLLFGATLVWAKRSRTSWEVLNLEKIRRSRLALPMGLHAGLVWGYYIINVGQWVQYPNHAPVWVTGIDRNPLAGLAGILFLCILALLMRQLARKRE